In the Thiovulum sp. ES genome, one interval contains:
- a CDS encoding Eco57I restriction endonuclease (PFAM: Eco57I restriction endonuclease), translating into MRFLKELKIYLGKIQDISRERKGETYLQNILNSFDFGNSEINNFENIDLAIFQDKQIEVIIETKKPDSSEMISDENFAKKSFAQICYYYSEYRSSSIKHLIITDYKTLYIFKASEIEKIVSSKEFPRYRKSAKTGDIYLDILRNFDFSDVKYTKIDFEKFEISKIEELEKDLENLKIFELKRELTAIYKLLSPKNLLEIDAEKDMNSLDESFYQELLHIFGVEERKIDGIQKIVRKKERDSGSFLELTFLENSDLDFEKAFEINIIWLNRILFLKLLEARLVFMHPNFKFFMNIETLSDFQQLETLFFEIMAVEISERKPHLEKFKQIPYMNSSLFERKYFEEKRTGLCEIRNLNNTLEIGLFEKSILGSGKLKTLDYLFKFLDSYDFGSNKYQEVTKVDKTLIKSSVLGLIFEKVNGYKDGSHFTPSFITTKLAKDSLDRFPKNSLQNIKVLDPAVGSGHILVSLLNELVVRQAYLEDEFGNSKKISVDIENDEIFIADEEQYIKNENGNFPKEAIRIQRKMFHLKEKIIENNLFGVDINSKSVEIARLRLWIELLKWSYYDENGKFTTLPNIDINIKVGNSLLSRFEVKQKLEKKKTGELLNLVKEYISTKEKNQKKQIEKDIFKIKESFIGKLSRENSDIKKIRNLLDKYLDTFGEIEVGFWEKYTEKLMVTGEKTKGYKKDLKPILELHKKIEFLEKMPESFEWRFEFPEVLDENGDFLGFDLIVANPPYIRVQGLDREKSEYYKEIFSSAVGSYDIYVLFVEKFLPLLKDGGNLNFIMPHKWINSTFGKGLRGLVNQNISQFISFGEYLIFDNAMTYTSLLMMHKEKQDNLKYIDFVEKPKTKEERKDIPKEEKHDEVSQFLQNLKDDDFINIKTETLGSEPWIFKEKKVMDILKKLEEQPLRVSDIFERIFTGLQTSGDDIYLLECSEISENENCLECFSKEMRKREIEKPFVFEKEFLKPILKGNDVHRYEKLKNKFFVIFPYKFVDGKAELYSENEISEKFPESYKYLKFFEKEFRGRERGRLENDSFWFKYIYPKNLEFCQSSTKLVTPDITLGINLTFGNEFCLKSALYGLTIKEDFKKSLKFFLGILNSKLTWFFLQNTGTVLANGYFRFNPKYMNPFPLPKPTPESEKVLTNLVDYILFSKSNNLKKEANLIEAVIDIVVFGLYFEKEMKDANCYILDRLSDKLQPLKNFENLETKTEYINALYNFFSKDSKIQRSLIHSYKLVDEVKIINGK; encoded by the coding sequence TTGCGATTTCTGAAAGAGTTGAAAATATATTTAGGAAAAATTCAAGATATTTCAAGAGAAAGAAAAGGTGAAACTTATTTACAAAATATTCTTAACTCCTTTGATTTTGGAAATTCTGAAATAAATAATTTTGAGAATATCGATTTAGCAATTTTTCAAGATAAGCAGATTGAAGTTATTATTGAAACAAAAAAGCCAGATAGTTCGGAGATGATAAGTGATGAAAATTTTGCAAAAAAATCATTTGCCCAAATTTGTTATTACTATTCTGAATATAGAAGCTCTTCAATTAAACATCTCATAATTACAGATTACAAAACTCTCTATATTTTTAAAGCTTCTGAAATTGAGAAAATTGTCTCATCAAAAGAGTTTCCAAGGTATCGAAAAAGTGCAAAAACAGGAGATATATATTTAGATATTCTAAGAAACTTTGATTTTTCAGATGTGAAATATACAAAAATAGATTTTGAAAAGTTTGAAATTTCTAAAATTGAGGAGCTTGAAAAAGATTTAGAAAATTTAAAGATTTTTGAGCTAAAAAGAGAACTCACAGCAATTTACAAACTTCTTTCACCAAAAAATCTACTTGAAATCGATGCCGAAAAAGATATGAACTCACTTGATGAGAGTTTCTATCAAGAGCTTTTACATATTTTTGGAGTTGAAGAGAGAAAAATAGATGGAATTCAGAAAATTGTTCGGAAAAAAGAGAGAGATTCTGGCTCATTTTTAGAGCTTACTTTTTTGGAGAATAGCGATTTAGATTTTGAGAAAGCTTTTGAGATAAATATTATCTGGTTGAACAGAATTCTATTTCTAAAACTTTTGGAAGCAAGATTAGTTTTCATGCACCCAAATTTTAAATTTTTTATGAATATTGAAACTCTTTCAGATTTTCAGCAGTTGGAGACTCTCTTTTTTGAAATTATGGCAGTTGAAATATCGGAACGAAAACCCCATTTAGAAAAGTTCAAACAAATTCCATATATGAACTCTTCACTTTTTGAGAGAAAATATTTTGAAGAGAAAAGAACGGGATTATGTGAAATTAGGAATTTGAATAACACTCTTGAAATTGGACTTTTTGAAAAGTCAATTTTAGGAAGTGGAAAACTAAAAACTTTAGATTATCTTTTCAAGTTCTTAGATTCTTACGATTTTGGAAGCAACAAATATCAGGAAGTTACAAAAGTTGATAAGACTCTAATTAAATCTTCTGTTTTGGGGCTTATTTTTGAAAAAGTGAATGGCTATAAAGACGGTTCTCACTTTACTCCAAGTTTTATAACTACAAAACTGGCAAAAGATAGTCTCGATAGATTTCCAAAAAATAGCCTCCAAAATATCAAAGTTCTTGATCCTGCTGTTGGTTCTGGGCATATTTTAGTTTCTCTTTTAAATGAGTTGGTTGTTCGACAAGCATATTTGGAAGATGAGTTTGGAAACAGCAAAAAAATATCTGTGGATATTGAGAATGATGAGATTTTTATCGCTGATGAAGAGCAGTATATTAAAAATGAAAATGGAAATTTTCCAAAAGAAGCAATACGAATTCAGAGAAAGATGTTTCATCTAAAAGAGAAAATTATCGAAAACAATCTTTTTGGAGTTGATATAAACTCTAAATCTGTTGAAATTGCACGGTTGAGATTGTGGATTGAACTTCTAAAATGGAGCTATTATGATGAAAATGGAAAATTCACAACTCTGCCAAATATCGATATAAATATCAAAGTTGGAAACTCTCTTTTGTCACGATTTGAAGTTAAGCAAAAGTTGGAGAAGAAGAAAACGGGAGAACTGCTAAATTTAGTAAAAGAGTATATTTCAACTAAAGAGAAAAACCAAAAAAAGCAGATTGAGAAAGATATTTTTAAAATAAAAGAGAGTTTTATTGGAAAACTAAGTCGGGAAAACTCTGATATTAAAAAGATAAGAAATCTTTTAGATAAGTATCTTGATACTTTTGGTGAAATTGAAGTAGGTTTTTGGGAAAAATATACTGAAAAACTAATGGTAACTGGAGAAAAAACTAAAGGTTATAAAAAAGATCTGAAACCGATTTTAGAACTTCACAAAAAAATTGAGTTTTTAGAAAAGATGCCTGAATCTTTTGAGTGGAGATTTGAGTTTCCAGAAGTTTTAGATGAGAACGGAGATTTTCTCGGGTTTGACCTCATCGTAGCAAATCCACCATATATTAGAGTGCAAGGGTTAGATAGAGAGAAATCAGAATATTACAAAGAGATATTTAGTTCAGCAGTTGGAAGCTATGATATTTATGTTCTTTTTGTAGAGAAGTTTCTACCTCTTTTAAAAGATGGTGGAAATCTAAACTTTATAATGCCTCATAAGTGGATTAACTCAACTTTTGGAAAAGGTTTAAGAGGTTTGGTAAATCAGAATATTTCTCAATTTATCTCATTTGGGGAGTACCTCATCTTTGATAATGCTATGACCTACACATCACTCTTAATGATGCATAAAGAGAAACAAGATAATCTAAAATATATCGATTTTGTTGAAAAGCCAAAAACTAAAGAGGAGAGGAAAGATATTCCAAAAGAGGAAAAACACGATGAGGTCTCTCAATTTCTTCAAAATCTAAAAGATGATGATTTTATAAATATCAAAACTGAAACACTCGGTTCTGAACCTTGGATTTTCAAAGAGAAAAAAGTTATGGATATTCTTAAAAAGTTGGAAGAACAGCCCTTAAGAGTTAGTGATATTTTTGAGAGAATTTTTACGGGTTTGCAAACAAGTGGAGATGATATTTATCTTTTAGAGTGTTCTGAAATTTCAGAAAACGAGAACTGTTTAGAGTGTTTTTCAAAAGAGATGAGAAAAAGAGAGATTGAGAAACCTTTTGTTTTTGAGAAAGAGTTTCTGAAACCAATTCTGAAAGGGAATGATGTTCATCGATATGAGAAGCTTAAGAACAAGTTCTTTGTAATTTTTCCATATAAATTTGTTGATGGAAAAGCTGAACTATATTCCGAAAATGAGATTTCTGAAAAATTTCCAGAATCTTATAAATATTTGAAGTTTTTTGAAAAAGAGTTTAGAGGACGGGAAAGGGGAAGACTTGAAAATGACAGCTTCTGGTTTAAATACATTTATCCAAAAAATTTAGAATTCTGTCAATCTTCTACAAAACTTGTTACACCAGATATTACACTTGGGATAAATCTTACTTTTGGAAATGAGTTTTGTCTAAAAAGTGCTCTTTACGGTTTAACAATAAAAGAAGATTTTAAGAAATCACTAAAATTTTTTCTTGGAATTTTAAACTCAAAATTAACTTGGTTCTTTTTACAGAACACAGGAACAGTTTTAGCAAATGGATACTTTAGATTTAATCCTAAATATATGAATCCTTTTCCACTACCAAAACCAACTCCAGAATCTGAAAAAGTTCTCACAAATCTTGTAGATTATATTCTCTTCTCAAAATCCAACAATCTAAAAAAAGAGGCAAACCTCATCGAAGCTGTAATCGATATTGTTGTTTTTGGTCTCTATTTTGAAAAAGAGATGAAAGATGCTAACTGCTATATTTTGGATAGACTTTCTGATAAACTACAACCTCTTAAAAACTTTGAAAATCTTGAGACAAAAACAGAGTATATCAATGCTCTCTATAACTTCTTCTCAAAAGATAGTAAAATTCAGAGAAGCCTAATTCACTCCTATAAACTTGTTGATGAGGTAAAAATTATAAATGGCAAATAG
- a CDS encoding signal transduction histidine kinase (PFAM: Histidine kinase-, DNA gyrase B-, and HSP90-like ATPase), which produces MNKEQQVIAETEKRHQIVGDTIEKIAHQWRQPLNTVSLLMQELYFKINLGTLYSGQENEEQLKEVFAEQYNDLYDKVNLHLQYLSETVDDFRKAVVFNGNKERKYFSIKNFIEELSGFVETSLEHEKIKLTTLTDIKSMKIVEVNGVENDLKQVVLNIIHNSQDIFRERELKNRKIEISTRLSNSNKIVLAIRDNAGGIPEDILDKVFDPYFTTRHETRGTGLGLYMSREMILKSFGGNIRAENSNNCSKSENSCGDGFGKGACFIIEIPEFREI; this is translated from the coding sequence ATGAATAAAGAGCAACAAGTTATTGCTGAAACAGAAAAAAGACATCAGATTGTTGGGGATACAATTGAGAAAATTGCCCATCAATGGCGACAACCTCTCAACACAGTCTCTTTATTGATGCAAGAGTTGTATTTTAAGATTAATTTGGGAACTCTCTATTCTGGGCAGGAAAATGAAGAGCAGTTAAAAGAGGTTTTTGCTGAGCAATATAACGATTTATACGACAAAGTAAATTTGCATTTGCAATATTTATCTGAAACTGTTGATGATTTTCGGAAGGCTGTTGTTTTCAATGGAAACAAAGAGAGAAAATATTTCTCAATTAAAAATTTCATAGAGGAACTTTCTGGATTTGTTGAGACTTCTCTCGAGCATGAAAAAATCAAATTAACAACATTGACAGATATAAAAAGTATGAAAATTGTAGAGGTGAATGGAGTCGAAAACGATTTAAAACAGGTCGTTTTAAATATTATTCATAATTCCCAAGATATTTTTAGAGAGAGAGAATTAAAAAATAGGAAAATTGAGATCAGCACTCGCCTTTCAAACTCAAATAAAATAGTTTTAGCAATTCGAGATAATGCTGGGGGAATTCCTGAAGATATTCTTGATAAGGTTTTTGATCCATATTTCACAACAAGACATGAGACACGGGGAACAGGACTCGGTTTATATATGTCAAGAGAGATGATTTTAAAAAGTTTTGGTGGAAATATTAGGGCAGAAAATAGTAACAATTGCTCAAAATCTGAAAACAGTTGTGGAGATGGATTTGGAAAAGGTGCTTGTTTTATAATCGAGATTCCTGAATTTAGAGAGATTTAA
- a CDS encoding homoserine kinase (PFAM: GHMP kinases N terminal domain~TIGRFAM: homoserine kinase), with translation MKICVPATSANLGPGFDTLGLALKMKNCVDIKPSKFFSVSIKGEGADNPKMKGNNLFINIFNEHYRNIVGKNSKTKFKFTFHNNIPMSRGLGSSSAVIVSALASACEAAGITVIKNKLLNSALLYEPHPDNIAPATMGGFTVSILDQQKVFTQKKKLPPYLKALVVIPNQTISTSQSRTTLPKVYSKEKAIFNLSHSSFLTGAFFNEDWDLLKLASKDKFHQKQRMKNLPELFTVQKIALEHGALMSTLSGSGSTFFNLMYKEDIMPLKNRFESLFPNYTIRVLDFDNEGLQIFK, from the coding sequence TTGAAAATATGTGTTCCTGCAACAAGTGCAAATTTAGGGCCAGGTTTTGACACCCTTGGATTAGCACTAAAAATGAAAAATTGTGTTGATATAAAACCGTCAAAATTCTTCAGTGTCTCAATAAAAGGTGAGGGTGCTGATAATCCAAAAATGAAAGGGAATAACCTTTTTATAAATATTTTTAATGAACATTACAGAAATATTGTAGGAAAAAATAGTAAAACAAAATTCAAATTCACTTTTCACAATAATATTCCAATGTCGCGGGGTCTTGGTAGCTCTTCTGCTGTTATTGTTTCTGCTCTTGCCTCTGCTTGTGAAGCTGCTGGAATAACTGTTATTAAAAATAAATTATTAAATAGTGCTTTACTTTACGAACCTCATCCAGACAATATTGCACCTGCGACAATGGGCGGTTTTACTGTTTCAATTCTTGACCAACAAAAAGTTTTTACACAAAAAAAGAAGTTGCCACCATATTTAAAAGCACTCGTTGTTATTCCAAATCAAACAATTTCGACTTCTCAATCGCGAACGACTCTTCCTAAAGTTTATAGCAAGGAGAAGGCAATTTTTAACTTATCTCACTCCTCTTTTTTAACAGGAGCATTTTTTAATGAAGATTGGGATTTATTAAAACTAGCATCAAAAGATAAGTTTCATCAAAAACAGAGAATGAAAAATCTTCCAGAGCTTTTTACAGTTCAAAAAATCGCACTTGAACACGGAGCTTTAATGAGTACTCTTTCAGGTAGTGGTTCGACATTTTTCAATTTGATGTATAAAGAGGATATTATGCCTTTAAAAAACAGATTTGAGTCGCTTTTTCCAAATTACACAATTAGAGTTTTAGATTTTGATAATGAGGGTCTTCAAATTTTTAAATAG